A window of the Cystobacter fuscus genome harbors these coding sequences:
- the hisS gene encoding histidine--tRNA ligase, with amino-acid sequence MNDILPGQVEVWQHVERTARDVFSRFGYGEVRTPTVEDTALFVRSVGEETDIVGKEMYTFEDKGGRSLSLRPEGTAPAARAYIEHSVVNQEPLTRWFYMGPMFRYERMKTGRYRQFHQIGAEAYGSKEPAQDVEIIDLVVQLLQTLGLRDVSLNINSLGDEACRPAYQEKLVGHLRAHVDELCADCKVRLERNPLRVLDCKVERCQQIAQAAPSILESLCEPCRAHFGDVQRKLGALGIKYEVNHRIMRGLDYYTRTTFEFIAAHPVLGTASTVGGGGRYDKLVKSLGGPDVPAVGVGIGLDRLCILLQESGQRFSQPTQLFIAVADEGSADEALVLASRLRREGLRVELDTRGGSLKSQMKRADKVGATYTLVLGERERQSGEAQLKPMAGGDPRPVKLAELAQELRASGKPAA; translated from the coding sequence ATGAACGACATCCTCCCCGGCCAGGTGGAGGTGTGGCAGCACGTGGAGCGCACGGCGCGCGACGTGTTCTCGCGCTTCGGCTACGGCGAGGTGCGCACCCCCACGGTGGAGGACACCGCGCTCTTCGTGCGCAGCGTGGGCGAGGAGACCGACATCGTCGGCAAGGAGATGTACACCTTCGAGGACAAGGGCGGCCGCAGCCTGTCCCTGCGCCCCGAGGGCACCGCTCCCGCGGCGCGCGCGTACATCGAGCACTCGGTGGTGAACCAGGAGCCGCTCACGCGCTGGTTCTACATGGGGCCCATGTTCCGCTACGAGCGCATGAAGACGGGCCGCTACCGTCAGTTCCACCAGATCGGCGCCGAGGCGTACGGCTCGAAGGAGCCCGCCCAGGACGTGGAGATCATCGACCTGGTGGTGCAGCTGCTCCAGACGCTCGGGCTCCGCGACGTGTCGCTCAACATCAACTCGCTGGGGGACGAGGCGTGCCGGCCCGCCTACCAGGAGAAGCTGGTGGGGCACCTGCGCGCCCACGTCGACGAGCTGTGCGCGGACTGCAAGGTGCGCCTGGAGCGCAACCCGCTGCGCGTGCTCGACTGCAAGGTGGAGCGCTGCCAGCAGATCGCACAGGCCGCGCCGAGCATCCTCGAGTCCCTGTGCGAGCCGTGCCGCGCGCACTTCGGCGACGTGCAGCGCAAGCTGGGGGCGCTGGGCATCAAGTACGAGGTCAACCACCGCATCATGCGCGGGCTGGACTACTACACGCGCACCACCTTCGAGTTCATCGCCGCGCACCCGGTGCTGGGCACGGCGAGCACGGTGGGCGGCGGGGGCCGCTACGACAAGCTGGTGAAGAGCCTCGGGGGGCCGGACGTGCCCGCGGTGGGCGTTGGCATCGGCCTGGACCGGCTGTGCATCCTCCTGCAGGAGAGTGGCCAGCGCTTCTCCCAGCCCACCCAGCTCTTCATCGCCGTGGCGGACGAGGGCTCGGCGGACGAGGCGCTCGTGCTGGCCAGCCGCCTGCGCCGCGAGGGGCTCCGGGTGGAGCTGGACACGCGCGGAGGCAGCCTCAAGAGCCAGATGAAGCGCGCGGACAAGGTGGGCGCCACCTACACCCTGGTGCTGGGTGAGCGGGAGCGCCAGAGCGGGGAAGCCCAGCTCAAGCCCATGGCGGGTGGAGATCCCC
- the asd gene encoding archaetidylserine decarboxylase (Phosphatidylserine decarboxylase is synthesized as a single chain precursor. Generation of the pyruvoyl active site from a Ser is coupled to cleavage of a Gly-Ser bond between the larger (beta) and smaller (alpha chains). It is an integral membrane protein.), with protein MNEQTFMKLMQVLPKSALSTAVGMATRLPAPAPLHRAVIKTFARLYNVDVAEAEHTLEHYPTFAEFFTRGLKGGARPIDPGQKVVVSPVDGAVSQVGYSEHGRVLQAKGIHYTVGELLGDEAAARPFHGGAWTTIYLSPRDYHRIHAPLGGKVTGYAYIPGEFWPVNPASVKNKQSLFCVNERLVTYLDTVAGQCAVVKVGATCVSRIKAAYEDVITHQGKPGKVHRYDTGIPVDKGGELGRFEMGSTVILLFEPGRVKWDDSLQPEAVVRMGRRIGEIP; from the coding sequence GTGCTCCCCAAGTCCGCGCTGTCCACGGCGGTGGGGATGGCCACGCGTCTGCCCGCGCCCGCGCCGTTGCACCGGGCCGTCATCAAGACCTTCGCCCGGCTCTACAACGTGGACGTGGCCGAGGCCGAGCACACGCTGGAGCACTACCCCACGTTCGCGGAGTTCTTCACCCGCGGGCTCAAGGGCGGCGCGCGCCCCATCGATCCGGGGCAGAAGGTGGTGGTGTCCCCGGTGGATGGCGCGGTGTCCCAGGTGGGCTACTCCGAGCACGGCCGGGTGCTGCAGGCCAAGGGCATCCACTACACGGTGGGCGAGCTGCTCGGCGACGAGGCCGCGGCCAGGCCCTTCCACGGCGGTGCGTGGACGACCATCTACCTCTCGCCGCGCGACTACCACCGCATCCACGCTCCCCTGGGGGGCAAGGTGACCGGCTACGCCTACATTCCGGGCGAGTTCTGGCCCGTCAACCCGGCCTCGGTGAAGAACAAGCAGTCGCTCTTCTGCGTGAACGAGCGGCTCGTCACCTATCTGGACACGGTGGCCGGGCAGTGCGCGGTGGTGAAGGTGGGCGCCACGTGCGTGTCGCGCATCAAGGCGGCCTATGAGGACGTCATCACGCACCAGGGCAAGCCCGGCAAGGTGCACCGCTATGACACGGGGATTCCGGTGGACAAGGGTGGGGAGCTGGGGCGCTTCGAGATGGGCTCCACCGTCATCCTGCTGTTCGAGCCGGGCCGGGTGAAGTGGGACGACAGCCTGCAGCCCGAGGCGGTGGTGCGCATGGGTCGGCGCATCGGGGAGATTCCGTGA